In one window of Armatimonadota bacterium DNA:
- a CDS encoding glycoside hydrolase family 2 has protein sequence WTEAVRRDYNHPCVVAWTPFNESWGIRGVQDGVAQQQFVEHIYNLTKRLDPYRPICDNSGWMHTLTDIADIHDYSERGEDLRAHWEEFERSNHRGGWPHLFFARAKSYMGQPIVVSEYGGISLKGYEAPAGADRVAYGTHMESEEAYLARYRDITSAIQDIEELQGFCYTQLTDIEQEINGVMTYDRRPKVDPEKIAEINLRRR, from the coding sequence AATGGACCGAGGCGGTTCGCCGCGACTACAATCACCCCTGCGTCGTCGCCTGGACGCCGTTCAACGAGAGCTGGGGCATTCGCGGAGTTCAGGACGGCGTGGCGCAGCAGCAATTCGTGGAGCACATCTACAACTTGACCAAGCGCCTCGATCCCTACCGGCCGATCTGCGACAACAGCGGCTGGATGCACACGCTCACGGATATTGCGGACATCCACGACTACTCCGAGCGCGGCGAGGATCTGCGGGCGCACTGGGAGGAGTTCGAGCGCAGCAATCACCGCGGCGGATGGCCGCACCTGTTCTTCGCTCGCGCGAAGAGCTACATGGGCCAGCCGATTGTCGTCAGCGAGTACGGAGGCATCAGCCTCAAGGGCTACGAGGCGCCGGCGGGCGCCGACCGCGTCGCCTACGGCACCCACATGGAGAGCGAGGAAGCCTACCTCGCCCGCTACCGCGACATCACGTCGGCGATTCAGGATATCGAGGAGTTGCAGGGCTTCTGCTATACCCAGCTCACCGACATCGAGCAGGAAATCAACGGCGTCATGACCTACGACCGCAGGCCCAAGGTTGACCCTGAGAAGATCGCCGAGATCAACCTGCGCCGGCGGTGA
- a CDS encoding malate dehydrogenase, translating to MKKPVTVTITGAAGQIGYALAFRVASGQLLGPDQPVNLNLLEITPALDALKGVVMELSDCAFPLVNAIVPTDDAKVAFRDCGVGLLVGARPRGPGMERKDLLLANAQIFSAQGKAINEAARRDIKVLVVGNPANTNALIASANAPDIDRANFTAMTRLDHNRALSQLAAKTGVHVTDIRQMIVWGNHSATQYPDISHCTVGGKPAKSLVDEAWYRDTFIPTVQQRGAAIIKARGASSAASAASAAIDHVHDWVLGSPKGNWVSMSIPSDGSYGIAEGVIYSYPVTCSGGRYAIVQGLDVDEFSRGRMDKTREELLEEREGVKDLL from the coding sequence ATGAAGAAGCCCGTCACCGTCACCATCACGGGCGCGGCCGGCCAGATCGGCTATGCCCTGGCATTCCGCGTCGCATCCGGCCAGCTGCTCGGCCCGGACCAGCCCGTCAACCTGAACCTGCTCGAGATCACGCCGGCCCTCGACGCCCTCAAGGGGGTGGTGATGGAGCTCTCCGACTGTGCGTTCCCGCTGGTGAACGCCATCGTCCCGACGGACGATGCCAAGGTCGCGTTCCGCGACTGCGGAGTCGGCCTTCTCGTCGGCGCCCGCCCGCGCGGTCCGGGCATGGAGCGCAAGGACCTGCTGCTGGCCAATGCTCAGATCTTCTCGGCGCAGGGCAAGGCCATCAACGAAGCCGCGCGCCGCGACATCAAGGTGCTGGTCGTTGGCAACCCGGCCAACACCAATGCGCTGATCGCCTCCGCCAACGCGCCCGACATCGACCGCGCGAACTTCACCGCGATGACGCGCCTCGACCACAACCGCGCGCTCTCGCAGCTGGCGGCGAAGACGGGCGTCCACGTGACCGACATCCGGCAGATGATCGTGTGGGGCAACCACAGTGCGACGCAGTATCCGGACATCTCGCACTGCACGGTCGGCGGCAAGCCGGCGAAGTCGCTCGTCGACGAGGCCTGGTACCGCGACACCTTCATCCCCACCGTGCAGCAGCGCGGCGCGGCCATCATCAAGGCCCGCGGTGCCTCGTCGGCCGCGTCGGCGGCCTCCGCCGCCATCGACCACGTGCACGACTGGGTGCTCGGCTCGCCGAAAGGCAACTGGGTGAGCATGTCCATCCCGTCGGACGGCAGTTACGGCATCGCCGAGGGCGTGATCTACTCCTATCCCGTCACCTGCAGCGGCGGGCGTTACGCCATCGTCCAGGGCCTCGACGTCGACGAGTTCAGCCGAGGGCGGATGGACAAGACGCGCGAGGAACTGCTCGAAGAGCGCGAGGGCGTCAAGGATCTGCTCTGA
- a CDS encoding RNA polymerase sigma factor: MRVMTEATGDEALMLRYAAGDAHAFESLYERHRGPLWRFLSRQLRDDAATADVFQEAWTRVISHRLSYEPRAKFSTWLYRIAHHCCVDHWRRTGRRKQRELADGEDLIATLADDASPAPDGLAEDEQAAEALGAALAALPEVQREVFLLYAEAGLDLTAIAEATGVGVETAKSRLRYAVAKLKRALSREPAQGDAR, from the coding sequence GTGCGCGTGATGACCGAGGCGACCGGCGACGAAGCCTTGATGCTGCGCTATGCCGCGGGCGACGCACACGCCTTCGAGTCGCTGTACGAGCGACATCGCGGCCCGCTGTGGCGCTTCCTGTCGCGCCAGCTGCGCGACGATGCGGCTACGGCGGACGTCTTCCAGGAGGCGTGGACCCGCGTCATCTCGCATCGCCTCTCCTACGAGCCGCGCGCGAAGTTCTCGACCTGGCTCTATCGCATCGCGCATCACTGCTGCGTCGATCACTGGCGCCGGACGGGGCGAAGAAAGCAGCGCGAACTGGCCGACGGCGAAGACCTGATCGCGACGCTCGCAGACGACGCGTCGCCGGCGCCCGACGGCCTGGCAGAAGACGAGCAGGCCGCCGAGGCGCTGGGAGCTGCGCTCGCGGCGCTGCCCGAGGTGCAGCGCGAGGTGTTCCTGCTCTATGCAGAGGCCGGTCTCGACCTGACTGCGATTGCCGAGGCCACCGGTGTCGGCGTGGAAACCGCCAAGAGCCGGCTGCGTTACGCCGTCGCGAAGCTCAAGCGCGCGCTGTCGCGCGAGCCGGCACAAGGAGACGCAAGGTGA
- a CDS encoding DUF4962 domain-containing protein has translation AAEWRRNYGAVVKACNGIETMAFAYLISGEKKYAQRVREWLLHIASWDPAGSTSIKVNDEAGMPILHITSRAYDWIHDALSDDDRRVLRDMIRARGEEAYRRLHGRPYEQRAYDSHGGRMWHFLGEAAIAYHDEIEEADRWLEYAIAIFWGWYPIWSDSDGGWSEGIAYWNSYINRVTWWLDALNVATGIDGTRKPFFSKVGDFPLYCAAPRSPISGFGDYGERGAPSSAGRVVNYFADAVGNPYWKWYAEAWGAAEHEDTPIGFLRAARPPAEAKSPDDLPTARLFRGTGWVAMHTDLANPDDDVQLMFRSSAMGNISHAHADQNAIVLAAYGEPLLVNTGIRPWYGSEFCRQYYWATLSHNCILVNGEGQSRSANAVGNITAFRHDGRFTYTSGDAGAAYDNAREVARRIMFVRPDVFVIHDRVVADEPVAVQWLAHGRSPFEISERDNTVLLRHGNARARISFVAPAKVRFTQTDRYPLEPETGKTVPEWHLTVETAEPARTADFITVIAVAREGEPSAVVEVEALPGRCPGVRLHRGDEIVTVAFADREGALRLDQKDFPGEAAAVIRGADGSVRGQFAARQEPYLARGKTESTTPGRETAMTLRAAMCQILCLDGDKSGNYARIERALARAREQRADIACFPEMSLLGWVNPEAHKRGHAIPGEDTERLGALAREYGLMLAIGLAEKDGDKLYDAAALIDSDGTLLLKHRKINTLDWLMEPPYSKGIIEDIAAVETRLGRIGMLICADTFREDILGAMRRCRPQLVIVPYGWAEREEAWPQHHQRLHDTVAAAATAIGAPVVGVDLVGQIAHGPWTGRTYGGAGVAVDEAGAILAVGADRDVDTVLVEIALPPRFGS, from the coding sequence TGCCGCGGAGTGGCGACGCAACTACGGCGCAGTGGTCAAGGCGTGTAACGGGATCGAGACGATGGCGTTTGCCTACCTCATCAGCGGCGAGAAGAAGTACGCGCAGCGCGTTCGCGAGTGGTTGCTGCATATCGCGTCGTGGGATCCTGCGGGCAGCACGAGCATCAAGGTCAACGACGAGGCGGGCATGCCGATTCTCCATATCACCTCGCGCGCCTACGACTGGATCCACGACGCGCTGAGCGACGACGACCGCCGCGTCCTGCGCGACATGATTCGCGCCCGCGGCGAGGAGGCCTACCGGCGACTCCACGGGCGCCCCTACGAGCAGCGCGCCTACGACAGCCACGGCGGCCGCATGTGGCACTTCCTCGGCGAGGCGGCGATCGCGTACCACGACGAGATCGAAGAGGCCGATCGCTGGCTCGAGTACGCCATCGCCATCTTCTGGGGCTGGTACCCCATCTGGTCCGATAGCGACGGCGGATGGTCCGAGGGGATCGCCTACTGGAACAGCTACATCAACCGCGTCACGTGGTGGCTCGACGCGCTCAACGTCGCGACCGGCATTGACGGCACGCGGAAGCCGTTCTTCAGCAAGGTCGGCGACTTCCCATTGTATTGCGCCGCTCCGCGTTCGCCGATCAGCGGCTTTGGCGACTACGGGGAGCGCGGCGCCCCGTCCAGCGCGGGCCGAGTCGTCAACTACTTCGCCGATGCCGTGGGCAACCCGTACTGGAAGTGGTACGCGGAAGCGTGGGGTGCGGCAGAACACGAGGACACGCCCATCGGCTTCCTGCGCGCCGCCCGACCGCCGGCGGAGGCCAAGTCGCCGGACGACTTGCCCACCGCCAGGCTCTTCCGCGGCACCGGCTGGGTCGCGATGCACACCGATCTCGCCAATCCGGATGATGACGTCCAGCTCATGTTCCGCAGCAGTGCGATGGGCAACATCAGCCACGCCCACGCCGACCAGAATGCTATCGTCCTTGCTGCCTATGGGGAACCGCTGCTCGTCAACACGGGCATCCGCCCGTGGTACGGCAGCGAGTTCTGCCGCCAGTACTACTGGGCGACGCTCAGTCACAACTGCATCCTCGTCAACGGCGAAGGCCAGTCGCGCAGCGCGAATGCGGTGGGCAATATCACTGCCTTCCGGCACGACGGGCGCTTCACATACACCTCCGGCGATGCGGGCGCCGCCTACGACAACGCGCGGGAGGTCGCGCGCCGCATCATGTTCGTGCGCCCGGATGTCTTCGTCATCCACGATCGCGTGGTCGCGGACGAACCGGTTGCCGTGCAGTGGCTGGCGCACGGGCGCTCCCCGTTTGAGATATCCGAGCGCGACAACACCGTGCTGCTGCGGCACGGCAATGCCCGGGCGCGCATCAGCTTCGTCGCGCCGGCCAAAGTCCGCTTCACCCAGACCGACCGCTATCCGCTCGAACCCGAGACCGGCAAGACCGTGCCCGAATGGCATCTCACCGTCGAAACCGCAGAGCCTGCTCGCACCGCGGACTTCATCACCGTCATCGCCGTGGCGCGGGAAGGCGAGCCGTCGGCAGTAGTGGAAGTCGAGGCCCTGCCGGGCCGATGCCCCGGCGTACGGCTGCACCGCGGCGACGAGATCGTTACCGTCGCCTTCGCCGATCGGGAAGGCGCCCTCCGCCTCGACCAGAAAGACTTCCCGGGCGAGGCGGCGGCGGTCATCCGTGGCGCGGACGGAAGCGTGCGTGGGCAATTCGCGGCGCGGCAGGAACCATACCTCGCCCGCGGGAAAACCGAGTCAACGACCCCTGGACGCGAGACAGCAATGACCCTGCGTGCGGCGATGTGTCAGATCCTCTGCCTCGACGGCGACAAGAGCGGCAACTACGCCCGCATCGAGCGCGCCCTCGCCCGCGCGCGCGAGCAACGGGCCGATATCGCGTGCTTCCCCGAGATGTCTCTGCTCGGCTGGGTCAACCCCGAGGCGCACAAGCGCGGACACGCCATCCCCGGCGAGGACACGGAGCGCCTCGGTGCGCTCGCCCGTGAGTACGGCCTGATGCTCGCCATCGGCCTCGCGGAGAAAGACGGCGACAAGCTCTACGACGCGGCCGCGCTCATCGACTCCGACGGCACACTGCTCCTCAAGCATCGCAAGATCAACACTTTGGACTGGCTCATGGAACCGCCCTACAGCAAGGGGATCATCGAGGATATCGCCGCCGTCGAGACCCGCCTCGGCCGCATCGGGATGCTCATCTGCGCCGATACCTTTCGCGAGGACATCCTTGGCGCCATGCGCCGATGCCGGCCGCAGCTCGTCATCGTCCCCTACGGGTGGGCGGAACGGGAAGAGGCCTGGCCGCAGCATCACCAGCGGCTGCACGATACCGTCGCCGCCGCCGCAACCGCGATCGGCGCGCCCGTCGTCGGCGTGGATCTGGTCGGCCAGATTGCGCACGGCCCGTGGACCGGCCGCACTTACGGCGGCGCCGGCGTCGCCGTCGACGAAGCCGGAGCCATCCTCGCCGTCGGTGCCGACCGCGACGTGGATACTGTTCTGGTCGAAATCGCGTTGCCGCCTCGGTTTGGATCTTGA
- a CDS encoding thymidine phosphorylase, with protein MRALDVIARKRDGLRLDAEELDWLIAAYVAGRVSEEEMAAFLMAVYLRGMDLDETAALTLAMAATGKAVDLSSVPGVKVDKHSTGGVGDKTTLVVAPLVAAAGLPVAKMSGRALGHTGGTVDKLESIPGLSCDMTTRQFVRQVKRIGLAVAAQSDDMCPADKRMYALRNRIGAVASIPLIASSVMSKKLAAGADAIVLDVKCGGGAFMKDARTARELASTMVEIGNRASRPTAALVTDMSQPLGCAVGDALEVGEAIAALRGNGPHDLRELCLALAARMLLLARAARSETDARRRLENALASGAALGKFRAMVEAQGGDPSVVDDPSRLPQAQRKVAVRAPADGRVRAIDAQAIGEIAHNLMREAGPGGGVMLLKKRGDKVEKSRPVATVYGGAKAAAAARAVVKAYTVGPRAPRRPLVLDVIPRES; from the coding sequence TTGCGCGCGCTCGACGTCATCGCCCGCAAGCGCGACGGCCTGCGGCTTGACGCGGAGGAACTCGACTGGTTGATCGCCGCCTACGTCGCCGGGCGCGTCAGTGAAGAGGAGATGGCGGCGTTCCTCATGGCGGTGTATCTCCGCGGCATGGACCTCGATGAGACCGCCGCGTTGACCTTGGCGATGGCGGCGACCGGCAAGGCGGTGGATCTGTCCTCTGTGCCCGGCGTCAAGGTGGACAAGCACAGCACCGGCGGCGTCGGCGATAAGACGACGCTCGTGGTCGCGCCGCTGGTTGCCGCGGCCGGCCTGCCCGTGGCGAAGATGTCGGGGCGCGCGCTCGGCCACACCGGCGGCACGGTTGACAAGCTCGAATCCATCCCGGGCTTGAGCTGCGACATGACGACGCGCCAGTTCGTGCGCCAAGTCAAGCGCATCGGCCTCGCCGTCGCCGCGCAATCCGACGACATGTGCCCGGCGGACAAGCGCATGTATGCCCTGCGCAATCGTATCGGCGCCGTCGCCAGCATCCCGCTCATCGCGTCCTCCGTGATGAGCAAGAAGCTGGCCGCAGGCGCGGACGCCATCGTGCTCGACGTGAAATGCGGCGGCGGGGCGTTTATGAAGGACGCCCGGACCGCGCGGGAACTTGCCTCCACCATGGTCGAGATCGGGAACCGCGCATCACGGCCCACGGCCGCGCTGGTGACCGACATGAGCCAGCCGCTCGGGTGCGCAGTAGGCGATGCGCTGGAAGTGGGGGAGGCCATTGCCGCGCTGCGCGGCAATGGGCCGCATGACCTCCGAGAGCTGTGCCTTGCGCTCGCCGCTCGGATGCTTCTGCTCGCGCGGGCCGCGCGCAGTGAGACCGACGCCCGTCGGCGCCTCGAAAACGCACTGGCCAGTGGCGCGGCATTGGGCAAGTTCCGAGCGATGGTCGAAGCGCAGGGCGGCGACCCGTCGGTCGTTGACGATCCGTCGCGGCTGCCGCAGGCCCAGAGGAAGGTTGCAGTCCGTGCCCCCGCCGACGGCCGGGTGCGCGCGATTGACGCGCAGGCGATCGGCGAAATCGCCCACAACCTGATGCGCGAGGCCGGGCCGGGCGGGGGAGTGATGCTGCTGAAGAAGCGCGGCGACAAGGTCGAGAAGTCCAGGCCTGTGGCGACGGTCTACGGAGGCGCGAAGGCCGCGGCTGCGGCGCGCGCGGTGGTTAAGGCTTACACCGTCGGCCCACGCGCCCCGCGCCGCCCGCTGGTGCTGGACGTCATCCCTCGGGAATCCTAA